GTAAACTCATCCACGATGATGATCTTTCCATCCTTCACCACATAGTCTACGTCTCTTTTAAACAGATGATGAGCCCTTAAGGCCTGATGGATATGATGGACTAACCTAACATAACGAGGGTTGTAAAGGTTCTTTATACCCAAAAGTTTTTCACATTCAGCAATCCCTTCTTCAGTTAGGGTAGCATTTTTGGTCTTTTCATCTACCGTAAAATGTATGTCCTTTTTCAGCTTTCTTACGATTTCGTCTACAAAATAATAGATATCGGTAGATTCTTCAGAAGGTCCTGAGATGATAAGAGGGGTTCTTGCCTCGTCTATAAGGATTGAGTCTACCTCGTCTATGATGGCATAATGATGACCTCTTTGCACCATATCGTCTAAAGAATACTTCATGTTGTCTCTCAGGTAGTCAAAACCAAACTCGCTGTTAGTTCCATAGGTAATGTCGCACTGATAGGCTTTTTTCCGTTCTTCATCATCCATCTGGTTCTGTAAATACCCTACAGTTAAACCTAAAAATCTATAAACCGGACCCATCCACTCAGCGTCTCTTTTAGCAAGATAGTCATTTACGGTAACGATGTGAACGCCTTTTCCTGTCAAGGCGTTAAGATAGGCAGGAAGGGTGGCAACTAAGGTCTTTCCTTCTCCTGTTTTCATCTCAGCAATTTTACCCTGATGTAAAACCACACCTCCGATAAGCTGCACATCAAAGTGTCTCATCCCTAAAACCCTTCTTGCAGCCTCTCTCACCACCGCAAAGGCCTCAGGCAAAAGGTCGTCTAAACTTGCCCCGTTTTCTAATCTCTGTTTAAACTCTATGGTTTTTTGAGAAAGTGCCTCGTCAGAAAGTTTTCTGATTTCAGGTTCTAAGCTGTTTATCTTTTCAACGATAGGCCTTATCTTCTTTAACTCTCTTTCGTTTTTTGTCCCAACAATCTTGGACAAAAGCTTGGTAATCATCGGCTTATCTTTCCTCCCTGCAAATTTATGTTCGTGTATAAGTATCGTGTTTTAAATTTAATACCTTTTAAGCATAAAACAACCACCTTACTAAACCCGCACTTATATGCTATATTGAAGAAAGTTATCTCGAGAGAAGCCATGATAAAAATAAAAGAAAACATCGAAGATTTTATCGTATCAGAGGTTGCAGAAATCTTCCCAGAGGGGAAAGGGGAATATTCTTTATACTTGCTAAAAAAATACAACGTTTCTACCTGGGATGCCTTAGGAAAAATAGCCAAGCTCATCAGAATTCCGATGGATTCTATAGGGTTTGGAGGGCTAAAGGATAAAAAAGCCATAGCCCAGCAGTTTATAACCATCAAAAACGGTCCCAAAAAAGACATAAAAACCAGGGAATTTGAACTGACTTATTTAGGCCAAACCAACAAACCCATGTCCAAAAACCTTCTCTTAGGGAATCGCTTTGAGATAAGGGTAAAAAACTTCCCGATTGACCCTAAGAGATTAGACCAAGAAGTTAAACTTATCCAGACCTATGGGATAGCCAACTATTTTGACGACCAGAGATTTGGTTCAGTCAAATCCTCTAAGGAGTTTGCTGCAAAAGAGATCATCAAAGGAAACTACGAAAGGGCACTTTATCTTATGCTTGCTGAGGCAAGCCCCTCAGAGATAGAAAAAACTAGAAAACTTAGAGACTGCCTAAAAAAACACTGGAGAGATTTTAAAAGGTGTATAGAGTTTGCCCATCTATCCTGGGAAAAAAACTTGCTTAAATTTTTGTCAGAGCATAAACCCTCTAAACGAACCTTTAAAAGGGCTTTAAACCTGGTAGACCGGGAATACCTGTTTTTCTTAGGTAATGCCTACCAGAGCTATCTCTGGAACGAGATATTAAAAGAGATATTGCAAGAGTTAGGCCTAAACCACTTTAAAGCCTCCTATCTGTTAGGGGAGTTTTTCTTTTACCGCGAGGTTAATGAGGAGCAATGGAAAACTCTCAAAAACTTAAAACTTCCCCTTCCCTCTCCTAAACTGCGCCTTGAGTTAAACCACTCCCCTCTTGATCTCACAAGATTTTATGACAAGGTCTGTCAAAAAGAGGGATTTACAGACCTAACTCAGTTGAGAAGTTTTATCAAAGGTATGGTTTTTAAAACCTATCCCCGTCCGGCGGTTCTCTTTCCAGAGAACTTAGTCTGGGAAAAGATAAGTGATCAGGAGGTTAAGTTTATCTTCTTTTTAGAAAAAGGTTCTTATGCAACCCTGGTGGTGAAGAGGCTTTTTTATGGTTGTACGCATTCCTAACTGGTTAGGGGATGCCCTGATGGCAACCCCTGTTTACTACAACCTCAGTCAAAAGACCAAAATCTATCTTTTTGGTCCACAACCTCTTGTAAACCTTTTTAAGTTCTTCCCAAACGTAAGCCTTCTACCTTATGAAAAAGGTAACACCTCGCAAAACCTTGAAACTCTAAAACCCTTTAAAAACGAAACAGGGCTTCTTTTAACCAACTCTTTTTCCTCAGCCTGGTTGTTTTTTAGGGCAGGGCTTAAAGAAAGATGGGGTTATGCCAAGGACTTAAGAAGTTTTTTACTAACTAAGGCCATAAAACCACCTAAACAAAAGCTCCATCAAAGGGACTACTATCTATACCTTTTAAAAACCTTGGGTCTTCCTTGTGAGTATAAAGACCTTGTCTTACCTCTGGGAGAAGAGGCTATCGAAAAAGCAAAAACCCTCTTAAAACCTACAGGAGAAAATCCCTTTGTGATCCTTGCACCTGGTGCAGCCTATGGGCAAGCCAAGATGTGGCCTAAGGAATATTATAAGAGTCTTGCCTCAAGGCTGGTTAAACAAGGGTTTGTTGTGGTAATTGCAGGTGGAGAAAAAGAAAAAGAGGTAGGTGAGTTTATCAAGAAAGATTTGCAAGGAGTATACAACCTTTGTGGCAAAACTGACTTAATAGCAGTTGCAGGCATGTTTGTGTTAGCTAAAGCGGTGGTTTCTAACGACTCAGGGCTTATGCACCTTGCTGCAGCCTTAAGGATACCTCAAGTTGCCATCTTTGGCTCAACAGATCCCCAAAAAACAGGGCCTCTAAACCCAAAGGCTATCGTATTACACCATAAAATACCTTGCAATCCCTGTTTTAAAAGAACCTGCCCGTATAACCACTATGAGTGTTTAAGATCTATTTCAGTAGATGAGGTGTTTAAAGCCTTAGATAAAATTTTTGGCATAAAAAATTAGTTTTGAATACAAGTTTTGATTACGCGGTTTTTTGGTTTACTTAGAGCGGTTTTTAAACAAAGGTTGAAACTTAAACTTGACGATTTTAAAGTAAACCCAAAGGTATAGAAAAACAAAAAACAGAAAAAACAAAATGAGAACCAGGGTATGTTTCCAGAAAAAGATGGCTGGTAGATAGCAAATAAAGTGGATAATCCAGATAAGAAGGGCTGTTTGAGCGTTTTTAAGTAATCTTTCGGATTCATCTCCTAAAAAGATTTGGGTTACCCTTTTATAAATCAACGTATGAAAATGAAAAGGATCTGGCTGAAAAGGAGAAGAACCTCTTAGAAATTTTCTTCTATATGCAGAAAAAAGGGTTTCCCAGACAGGGTAGGCACAGAGAAGGAAAGGAAACCATGGGGAGACATCAGGATATCG
Above is a genomic segment from Thermodesulfobacterium commune DSM 2178 containing:
- the truD gene encoding tRNA pseudouridine(13) synthase TruD, producing the protein MKKVISREAMIKIKENIEDFIVSEVAEIFPEGKGEYSLYLLKKYNVSTWDALGKIAKLIRIPMDSIGFGGLKDKKAIAQQFITIKNGPKKDIKTREFELTYLGQTNKPMSKNLLLGNRFEIRVKNFPIDPKRLDQEVKLIQTYGIANYFDDQRFGSVKSSKEFAAKEIIKGNYERALYLMLAEASPSEIEKTRKLRDCLKKHWRDFKRCIEFAHLSWEKNLLKFLSEHKPSKRTFKRALNLVDREYLFFLGNAYQSYLWNEILKEILQELGLNHFKASYLLGEFFFYREVNEEQWKTLKNLKLPLPSPKLRLELNHSPLDLTRFYDKVCQKEGFTDLTQLRSFIKGMVFKTYPRPAVLFPENLVWEKISDQEVKFIFFLEKGSYATLVVKRLFYGCTHS
- the waaF gene encoding lipopolysaccharide heptosyltransferase II, producing MVVRIPNWLGDALMATPVYYNLSQKTKIYLFGPQPLVNLFKFFPNVSLLPYEKGNTSQNLETLKPFKNETGLLLTNSFSSAWLFFRAGLKERWGYAKDLRSFLLTKAIKPPKQKLHQRDYYLYLLKTLGLPCEYKDLVLPLGEEAIEKAKTLLKPTGENPFVILAPGAAYGQAKMWPKEYYKSLASRLVKQGFVVVIAGGEKEKEVGEFIKKDLQGVYNLCGKTDLIAVAGMFVLAKAVVSNDSGLMHLAAALRIPQVAIFGSTDPQKTGPLNPKAIVLHHKIPCNPCFKRTCPYNHYECLRSISVDEVFKALDKIFGIKN